A window of the Vibrio pomeroyi genome harbors these coding sequences:
- the ccoS gene encoding cbb3-type cytochrome oxidase assembly protein CcoS: MESLYILIPIAIVLVCIAVGIFLWAVKSEQFEDLERQGHNILFDEDEKAHNHSDSKPAKNEKTNTESQPNLDKKNDDA, translated from the coding sequence ATGGAAAGTTTATACATACTCATTCCAATCGCGATCGTACTTGTGTGTATCGCTGTCGGTATCTTTCTATGGGCCGTTAAGAGCGAACAGTTTGAAGACCTTGAGCGCCAAGGCCACAACATTCTGTTTGATGAAGACGAAAAGGCTCACAACCATTCAGACAGCAAACCTGCTAAGAATGAAAAAACCAATACAGAAAGCCAACCTAACTTAGATAAAAAGAATGATGACGCCTGA